The stretch of DNA GACGATGCGGCGCTGTTCCGCGCGACGCCGACCGTGGGCGTCGAGTTGCGCTGGCCCTTCGCCCGCACGACCGCAGCCGCCACCCATGTGATCGAACCGATCGCGCAGCTACTCTATTCCGACACGCTGGGCGACGCGGTGCCGAACGAGGACAGCCTCCTGCCCGAATTCGACGAGAACAACCTCTTTGCGCTCAACCGCTTTCCGGGCCGCGACGCGCGCGAGACGGGGCTGCGGCTGAATGCCGGGGTCAGCTACACCCGCTTCGATCCTGCGGGCTGGAACATGGGGCTGACGCTGGGTCGGGTGTTCCGCGACGGCGACGCGACCGAATTCCCGGCCTCGACCGGGTTGCGCGACCGCCGGTCGGACTATGTGGCCGCCGTCTCTCTCGACCTGCCGCCGCGTTTCACCGGGCTTGCGCGCGGGCTGTTCGACGAGGAACTGAGCTTCAGGCGCGCCGATCTGGAACTGGATTACCGCACCCGGCGGTTCGACGCCGACGCGGTCTACACCTTCCTTGCCGCCGATGCGACGAACCCGGTGCTGGGCCCGCAGCCCGAGCGGCAGGAACTTGCGCTCGGCACCCGCTATCTTTTCCACCCGAACTGGGAACTGGAGGCGGAATGGCGCTACGACATCGAGGCCCGCGAAAGCATCGAGGCGCTTGGCGCCCTGACCTATGGCAACGAATGCATCGAGGCGCGGCTGGAAGTGTCGCGCAACTTCACCTCGGCCAACGACGTGCCGCGCGACACCTCGATCGCCTTCGAGGTGGTGCTGGCGGGCTTTGGTGGGGCATCAAGAGACTGGCCCGCACGGCGCTGCCAAGGTAATTGAGAGCCATGACCTTTCTGATCCGACTCATCCTCCCGTCCCTTCTGGTCGCCGCGACCCCGCTGATCGCCCCCGCGCCCCGCGCGCAGGAGGCCGTTGCGCCGGCGATCATGGTCAACGACCTGCCGATCACCGACTACGAGATAGACCAGCGCGCGCTGCTTCTCGAGGCGCTGGGGGCACCCGGCAACGGGCGCGCGCTGGCCGAAACCCAGCTGATCGACGACCGCATCCGCCGGCACGAGATCGACCGGCTGGAGATCGAGGTCACGGCAGAGGAACTCGACGCGGGCCTGCGCGAATTCGCCGAACGCCGGCAGCTTGACGTGGGCCAGCTTCTGGCCGCCCTCGACGAGCGTGGCATCGCCGAGGAAACGATGCTCGCCTTTGTCGAGCCGTCGCTTGGCTGGCGCAAGCTGGTGCAGGGCCGTTTCGCGGGCCAGGCGCGGCCCACCGATCAGGACATCGAGACGGCGCTGGCCTTTGCCAGCCGCCAGACCGACGAACGGCTGCTGTTGCAGGAAATCGCCATCTCGATCGAGGAATACGGCCCCGAGGAAGCCGCCCGCCTCGGCGCCGAACTCTCGCGCAGCCTGAACCGCGGCGGCAATTTCGATGCGGCCGTCGCGCGTTATTCCCGCGCCCCCTCGGCCCGGAACGGCGGGCGGCTCGACTGGGTGTCGGCGGGCGACCTGCCGCCCCCCATCGCGATCCAGCTTCTGGCGCTGATGCCGGGAGAGGTCAGCGCGCCGATCCCGCTGGGTCAGGGCATTTCCATCTTCCGGTTGCGCGACATCGAGATCCGCGAGCGCCCCGCCCCCGAGCAGAGCGCCGACACCGTGGTCTATTACGAGCTGATCCAGCCGCTGGCCGCCGACGCCCCCGACGCGGCGGTGCTGGAGGCACGGGCGCTTGCGCGCGACATCCGCCAGCGTACGCGGCTCTGTACCGATCTCGATGGGCAGCTGCCCGATTTCGGCGCCGGCAGCGGCCGCAGCGCGCCCACCCCGATCGCCAGCCTGCCGCCGCGGCTTGCCCAGCCGATCGCGAACATGGCGCCGGGCGACATGGAGATCCTGCGCGACGATCGCGGCGTCGTGCTGCTGATGCTGTGCGAGCGCAGCGGCGAGGCGACCCCCGAAGAGCGCGAGGCGCTGCGCAACCAGCTTTTCAACCAGCGCCTCAGCGCGCTGGCGCAGAACTACCTGGAGGATCTGCGCGGCGACGCCGTGATCGTCGAGAAATGATCCCGCCCGTCGCGCTGACGATGGGCGATCCGTCCGGGATCGGGCCGGAAATAACGTGCAAGGCCTGGGAAAGGCTACGGGGCGGACAGCCGTTCTTCGTGATCGGGGACGCGGAGCTTTACACCGGCTGCCCCGCCGAACGGATCGCGACCCCCGAGGACGCCGCCGCGGTGATGCCCCGGGCGCTTCCGGTGCTTGATCTGCCGCTGGCCGCGCCCGCCCTGCCGGGACGCGCGCAGCCCGAGAACGCCGCCGCCACCATCGAAAGCATCGACCGCGCCGTGGCTTTCGCGCAGGCGGGGCGCGCGCTGGGCGTGGTGACGAACCCGATCACCAAGAAGATCCTTGTGGATGGCGCGGGCTTCGCGCATCCCGGCCATACCGAATACCTGGCGGCCCTGGGTGGTGTGTCACGCTCGGTGATGATGCTGGCAGCCCCCGAATTGCGTGTGGTGCCCGCGACCATCCACATCGCGCTCAGCGACGTGCCGGCGGCGCTGACCGCCCCCCTGCTGCGCGAGACGCTGGAAATCCTGCACGACGCGCTGATCCGGGATTTCGGCATCCCCGCGCCGCGCATCGCCGTGGCGGGGCTCAACCCCCATGCCGGCGAGGGGGGCATGATGGGCACCGAGGAGACGACGCTGATCACCCCGCTGCTCGAGGCGCTGCGCGCCACGGGCATGGACCTGCGCGGCCCCTTGCCCGCCGACACCATGTTCCACGCCGCCGCCCGCGCGCGCTATGACGCGGCGCTGTGCATGTATCACGACCAGGCGCTTATCCCGATCAAGACGCTGAACTTCTCGGGCGGGGTCAATGTCACGCTCGGTCTGCCCTTCATCCGCACCTCGCCCGATCACGGCACCGCCCATGACATCGCGGGGCGGGGCATGGCAGATCCCGACAGCCTGATCGCCGCGATCGGCCTGGCGTCGGAGCTGGGCCAGCGCAGGCGCGCGGCCCGATGAGCACCGCCGAGGACCGGCTGCCGCCGCTGCGCGATGTGATCGCGACGCATGGGTTGAGCGCGCGCAAGTCGCTGGGGCAGAACTTCCTTCTGGATCTGAACATCACCCGCAAGATCGCGCGCCGCGCCGGCGACCTGAGCGCCTGCGACGTGCTGGAGGTGGGCCCCGGCCCCGGCGGGCTGACCCGCGCCCTGCTGATGGAAGGCGCGCGCCGGGTCGTCGCGATCGAGCGTGACGCCCGCTGCCTGCCCGCGCTGGCGCAGATCGCAGAGGCCTATCCGGGGCGGCTGGAGGTGATCGAGGGCGACGCGCTGGAGGTGGACGCGCTGGCGCATCTGCAAGGCCCGGTGCGGATCGTGGCGAACCTGCCCTACAATGTCGGCACCGAACTTCTGGTGCGCTGGATGACGCCCGAGAGCTGGCCGCCCTACTGGACCTCGCTCACGCTGATGTTCCAGCGCGAGGTGGCCGAGCGCATCGTGGCGCAGCCGGGCTCGAAGGCGTATGGACGGCTGGCCATCCTGTGCCAGTGGCGCGCAGAGCCGCGCATCGCCTTCGACCTGCCGCCGCAGGCCTTTACCCCGCCGCCCAAGGTGACATCGTCGGTGGTGCATGTCGAACGGCTGGACGGGCCGCGCCATCCGGCCGATCCGGCGCGGCTGGAGCGGGTGGTGGCGCATGCCTTCGGGCAGCGGCGCAAGATGCTGCGCCAGTCGCTGAAGGCGCTGGCACCCGATATCGTGGAGCAGCTGACCGCCATCGGCATAGACCCCACGGCCCGCGCCGAGACGCTGGACCTTGAAGCCTTCTGCCGGATCGCCCGGGCGCTCTGAGCGCGCCCGAGGCCGTTACTGGATGGGCGTCGTGACCGTGTCGCCCGATGCGGGCTGATCTTCGGCGGTCTTTGCCGACCGCCGCGGCCGGCCGCGGGGCTTGCGCGGTGCCGGCGGCGTCTCTTCGGCGCTGGCCCGGCTTTCCGGCGTGTCGACAAGGCCGCTGTCGGGCTCTGCGTCGAGAACCTCGGCAGCTTGCGGCGCCTCGGGCCGGGACTGGCGCTCGGGCCGGTCTTCCCCGCGACGGGGACGGTTGTCCTGCCGGGGGGCCTGCTCCTGCGAGACCTGGCGCTCGGAACGCTCGTTGCGGTCCTCGTCCTGGTCCTGATCGTCGCCGTCCTGCTGGTCCGAGCCGTCCTGCCCGTTCGCATGACCGTTCTGGGGGCGGTTGCGCTGGTCCTGCGCCTGGCGCTCGGCCTGCTCGCGCATGGCCTCGTTCAGCATCCGCAGGTAGTGCTCTGCATGCTGCTGGAAGTTCTCGGCCGCCACACGATCGTTCGAGAGTTGCGCATCACGCGCAAGCGCCTGGTACTTCTCGATGATCTGCGCCGGCGTGCCGCGCACCCGGCCCTCGGGGCCGGCACTGTCGAACACACGGTTGACGATGTTGCCGACGGTGCTGCGGCCACGATTGCTGCTCTTGTTGCGCGAGCGCGATTTGTTGGAGGATCTCATAAGGTCCGCTTGTTTGTTTTTTCGGGTTCCAGAGGGAGGTCCGTGACGCGCGTCCAGACCCGCGGGTCCGTCGATCTTTCCCGATCCGGCATGTATTCCTGACCCCACAGACGCGCTGGCTAGGGTAACAGGCCCCTCTACCTATACAAAGCGACCGACAAAACACAAGCGCAATCTGCCTCGTGCGGCGGATCAACGGGATCGGCGCAACTCCAGCACGCGATCACGCCCTGCAAGGTCGGGATGCAGCACCGTCCCCTGCCAGCCGGCCCTGGCGAATATCGCCCGGATCGCGGCCCCCTGCCCGGCACCGAACTCAAGCAGCACGCGCCCGCCGGGGGCCAGATGCTTGCCAAGCCCGGCCGCGATGGCGCGGTAGGGGCCAAGCCCGTCCCCGCCCGGCGTCAGCGCAAGATGCGGTTCCCATTCGCGCACGTCGGCATCGAGCGAGGCGATGTCGGCCGCGGGGATATAGGGCGGGTTGGACACGATCAGGTCGAACACCCCCTCGACGCCGTTGAACCAGTCGCTTTCGACCAGGGTGAGCCGTTCGTCCACGCCCAGCCGCGCGGCATTGCGCGCGGCCACGGCCAGCGCCGCGGGGCTGATGTCGGTGGCGACCGCCCGCGCCTCGCGCCATTCGGAAAGCAGGGTCAACGCCAGGATGCCGGTGCCGGTGCCAAGATCGAGGATGCGCCCCGCCGGCAGATCCGACAGCGCCAGCGCGACGATCTCTTCGGTTTCGGGGCGCGGGTCGAGAACGTCGGCCGTCACCTCGAAATCGCGGCCCCAGAATTCGCGCCGTCCGATGATCTGCGCGACGGGCCGTCGCGCGATGCGCTGCGCGAGCGCCAGGTCGAGCGCCGCGCTTGTCTCGGACCGCATCGCCATCTCGGCCCGCAGCACCAGCGCGTCGGGGGCAATCCCCGCGGCATGGGCCAGAAGCGCGCGCGCATCGCGGGCGGCGCCTGGAATGCCGGCCTCGGCCAGGGCGCGGGTCGCGCGGCGCTGCGCCTCGGCATGGGTTTCGGCCTGGGTTTCGGGGGCGGCTTCGGTCATGGCTCCAGCTCTGCCAGCCGCGCGGCCTGGTCGGCCGCGATCAGCGCGTCGATCACCTCGTCCAGATCGCCTTGCATCACCTGGTCCAGCTTGTAAAGGGTCAGGTTGATCCGGTGATCGGTCAGGCGCCCCTGGGGGAAGTTGTAGGTGCGGATCCGTTCGGACCGGTCGCCCGAGCCGACCTGCCCCTTGCGCTCCGCCGCCCGGGCCTCGGCCGCCTTGCGCCGTTCCAGGTCGTAAAGCCGGGCGCGCAGCACCTCCATCGCGCGGGCGCGGTTGGTGTGCTGGGACTTCTCGGAACTCGTGACCACGATGCCCGTGGGCAGATGCGTGATGCGCACCGCGCTGTCGGTGGTGTTCACATGCTGCCCGCCCGCCCCCGAGGCGCGCATCGTGTCGATGCGGATGTCGCTGGCGGGAATGTCGATATCGACCTCCTGTGCCTCGGGCAGGACGGCCACGGTCGCGGCCGATGTGTGGATGCGCCCGCCGGATTCGGTGACCGGAACGCGCTGCACCCGGTGCACGCCGCTTTCGAATTTCAGCCGCTGGAACACGCCGTCGCCCTTTACGCTGGCGATGAATTCCTTGAGCCCGCCCAGCTCGGTCTCGCTTTCCTCCAGCACCTCGAGCCGCCAGCCGTGACGTTCGGCCAGGCGCTGGTACATGCGCCGCAGATCGGCGGCGAAAAGGGCTGCCTCGTCGCCGCCGGTCCCCGCGCGGATTTCCAGGATGGCAGGTCGCGCATCGGCCGCGTCGCGCGGCAGCAGTGCCAGCCGCACCGCCTGTTCCTGCCCGGGCAGGGCGGCATGCAGCGTCTCCAGCTCCTCGGCGGCCATGGCGCGCAGTTCGGGATCCGCGAGAAGCGCCTCCGCCTCGGCGATCTGGCGGGTCAGGTCACGCCAGCCGGAGATGGTTTCCACCACCGGCTTCAGCTCGGCATATTCGCGCGACAGCTCTGCCAGACGCGCCGGTTCCAGCCCGCGCGAGAGTTCCGCCTCCAGATATTCGAAGCGGCGCTGGATATGCTCTAGGGTTTCGCTCGGGATCATGCTGTTCCCCGTCCGCCCCCTGGGGCGGCCGTCCACGGCGAGATGCGCCGCACTCTAGCGTTCGAAGGACTGGAGCGCGCCGAGCCAGGCGTTCACGCGCGCCTCGTTCACACCCATGTCGCCGTAACCGAAACGCGAGCGGGAATAGATCGCAATGGTCGCGCCGGGCGCGCCGGCGGCGGTCTGCGACACGGCATCCTGCGTCCCCACCGGCGCGTCCCCGGCCGCGTCTTCCGCAGGGGCCGACGCCTCGGGCGCCGGGTCTTCGGCCGGCGCAGGCTGTTCGAGATCGTAGAAACGGACAGAGATGTAGTCGGGCATCGACAGCATCTCGGTGCGCTGGACATAGGTCATCCAGCCTTCCTCGACCACGCCCGCGACACGCTCTACCCGCGGCTGGGCCATCACGAAGGCATCGAAGGCCTGCGCCAGCGTCTGGGCGTCGGCATCGTAGATCGGCGCCTCGCGGGCCACGGTGAACTCGGTGAACTCGCTGGGCGCCACCCGGTAGGAATTCGGCGTCTCGGACGGCGGCACGGTCAGGGGATCGACATGCCAGACATCGGGGTCATGGCTGACCGTGCGCACTGCGACCATCACATAGGCCCCTGCCCCCAGAAGCAGAAGAACGACAATGGCAAGCATGAAACGCATCAGGTCTTTTCCGTTTCCAGCGCGGGTTCCGCGGAAGACGCCTCGATTTCTTCGGCCTTCTTTTCGACAAGTGCGACGATATGCTCGATCATCTTGTCATTGTCCAGACGATGGTCCTGCTTGCCGGCCAGGTAGACCATGCCGTGCCCTGCCCCGCCGCCGGTGAAGCCGACATCGGTCATCAGCGCCTCGCCGGGGCCGTTCACCACGCAGCCGATGATCGACAGGCTCATCGGCGTCTTGATGTGTTCGAGCCGGCGCTCCAGCGCCTCGACCGTCTTGATGACGTCGAAGCCCTGCCGCGCGCAGGACGGGCAGGAGATGATGTTGACGCCGCGATGGCGCAGGCCCATTGCCTTGAGGATCTCGAAGCCGACCTTCACCTCCTGCACGGGATCGGCGGACAGGCTGACGCGCAGCGTGTCGCCGATGCCCATCCACAGCAGGTTGCCAAGCCCGATCGCCGACTTGATCGTGCCCGACACAAGCCCGCCGGCTTCGGTGATGCCCAGGTGGATCGGCGCGTCGGTCGCATCCGCAAGGCCCTGGTAGGCGGCGGCGGCAAGGAACACGTCCGATGCCTTGGCCGAGATCTTGAACTCGAAGAAGTCGTTGTCCTCGAGGATGCGGATATGGCGCAGCCCGCTCTCGACCATCGCCTCGGGGCATGGCTCGCCGTATTTTTCCAGCAGGTCCTTTTCCAGGCTGCCGGCATTGACGCCGATCCGCATCGAGCAGCCGTTGTCCTTTGCGGCGCGGATCACCTCGCGCACCCGTTCCTCGGTGCCGATATTGCCGGGGTTGATCCGCAGGCAGGCGGCGCCCGCCTCGGCCGCCTCGATCCCGCGGCGGTAGTGGAAATGGATGTCCGCCACGATGGGAACCGGGCTTTCGCGCACGATCTCCTTCAGCGCCCTGGTCGACGCCTCGTCGGGGCAGGACACGCGCACGATGTCGGCGCCCGCCTCGGCGCAGGCCAGGACCTGCGCCACGGTCGCCTTGACGTCGTGGGTCAGGGTGTTGGTCATGGTCTGGACACTGATCGGTGCGTCGCCACCGACCTCGACCGCGCCCACGCGGATCTTGCGGCTCTTGCGGCGGTAGATGTTGCGCCAGGGGCGGACATGGTTGTGCGACATGGTGCGACCGGAAATCCTGATGTTACAGGGCTGTGATAACGAAGCCCCGCCGGCTTGTCACGCCGTGGCTACTCGGCGGGCAGCGCAAGGGCGCTGAGCGTGGCCTGGATGACCTCGGGCACTTCGGTCACCTCGGCATAGGCGGTGCGGATATCGTCGGGCAGAAGCGAGACATCCTTGGCGACCGAGGTCGCGTTGCCCAGCGGACCGAAGGCGCGGTCGTTTACCAGCAGGTAGACCGACCCGGAATTCCCCGCGCGCAGCAGCGGCGCCTCGGCGTCCTGCGGCAGGGTATAGGTCTCTCCCGGCTCGAGGATCTTTTCGAACAGGACCGTGCCTGACGAAAGATACACGCGGATCCAGGCGGGTTGGCGGGCGGTGACGTTCACCACCGGCACGCCGGCGGGCTCGCGCACCTGCGGCTCGTCCTCCTGCACCGCGGCAAGCAGGGCCGGATCGATCGCCAGCATCTCGGGCTGGCGCACGGGCGCGAACAGGGCGGACTGGGCCGGATCGATCTCGATGATGGGGCCGTCGCGGCTTTCGACGACCGGCACGTCCAGTTCCCTCGGCTGGTAGAGCCGCGCAAGATCCATGCCGGGGGCCGCGGCGGGCACCGCGGTCGGCTCTGGCTGGGCCAGAAGCTCGATCTCCTCGCCGAAGCCGGTGCCGACGCCGCCGATCTCGAACAGGGCGTCGGGACGCTGCTCGACCGGAGCGATGGTCACGCGCTGGATGTTCTCGAGAACCCGGTAGCCGCCATACCCGACGCCGCCGGTCAGGGCCAGCAGCACCGCGAGCGACCCCACCGCCGACAGCGACATCCGTTCCCAGAAGGCGGGGGCAAGGTCGGCGGCCGGACGTTGCACGGGGCGCAGCAGCGGATCGTCGTCCTTCAGCCGCAGCGGGCCCGAGGCGACGATGCGCCCACCCGAGGGCGCCTTGCTGGTCTGCATGCCGGCGTTCACGCCGTCGAAACCACTTTCGCGGCAGAACCGGCGATACACCTCGTCGGGATCGAGTTTCAGGTAGCGGGCGTAGGAGCGGACATACCCGGCAACGAAGCCGAGATTGGGGAACACGGCCAGGTCGCAATTCTCGATCGCGGCGATATAGGACGCGCGAATCCGCAGATCGCGCTGCACCTCGAGAAGGGACTTGCCCAAGGTGGCCCGCTCGCCGCGCAGATGATCGCCGAGCCTGACCTCGTAAGCGTCAAACCCGCGCAGATCCGCGTCCTCGTCGTAAGGTCTGCCCATCAGTCCGAACGTCGCCCCTTTCGATGCCTCATGCCGGACGCCGAATCGTATGCCCTGCCACTCATTATTTTTTCACAAAGATACCATGTTATCGCCACCCTGTGCACCGGCATGTTCGGCCACGCGGATTTGCGCGGATTGCGGCCCCGGGCGAAAATTCGTCCCCTGCCCGCGCCCCTGACACATCCAAACCGGCGCCCCGCCCGTATCATGTTCAACGAGCAGGAGTCACGGATGGACGTTGTAATCGAGCATGGCTGGATCTGGCTTGTAAGCCTGGGCGGGTTTCTCGCGCTCTGGCCCATCAGCCTGTTGCGCCGCGATGCCAGCATCGTGGATTTCTGGTGGGGCCCCGGCTTCGGCGCCATGGCCGTCGCACTCTGGCTGTCCATGGGCCGGCCGACCGACGGCATGACGCTGGCGATCCTTGTACCGCTGCTGCTCTGGTCGGCGCGGCTGGGGGTCCATCTGGGCCTGCGCCGCATCCGCGAAGGCGAAGAGGACGCGCGCTACCAGGAACTGCGCGCCGCCTGGCAGCCGGGCTGGGCGTGGAAAAGCCTGTTCGTCGTATTCCTGCTTCAGTCGGTATTGCAGGGCCTGACCGCCATGGGTGTGCTGGCAGGGCTTGCCCGGGCACCGGGTGTCGCCCCCTCGGCCGGGGTCTATGTCCTGTCGGCCCTGGCCATTCTTGCCGCGATCGTGGAGCTGATTTCCGACCTCCAGCTTGACCGCTTCAGGGCCCGCGTGCCGCATGGCGGGTTGCTGACCACGGGGCTGCGCGGGATCGTCCGCTATCCCAGCTATTCCGCAGAAATCGCCTTCTGGTCGCTTCTCAGCCTGCTTGCGGTGGTCGCGGGCGTATGGTGGGCGCCGCTCTCGGCCCTGCTGATCTTTGCGCTGCTGCGCTATGTGTCCGGCGTCGCCGTGCTGGAGGATCGGCTTGCGCGCACCCGCCCGGATTTCGAGAGCTATCGCGCCCGCGTCCCGGCCCTGATGCCCCGCCTGATGCAGCGCGGCCCCGGCGCGGGCAGCGGGCAGCGCAAGGCCGCCGACTGATCTTTCAGTAGATGTAGCGGATCTGGTCGGTCCAGTACCGCTCCAGAAGGTGCATGGTGCCGTTGACCTCGCGGAAATACTGCGACGTGATCGCACCGGAGGCGTTTATCCCGCGCGCGTGGCGGTGGAACAATTCCGACACGATGCCCGACACCCGCTGCCCCCGTTCGGTCAGGCGGACCCGCACGGCTCGGCGGTCCACGCTGCATTTCTCGTGGTGCATGTAGCCGGCATCCACCAGCTTCTTGAGATTGTAGGAGACGTTCGAGCCCTGGTAGTAACCACGGCTTCGCAACTCGCCCGCCGTAACCTCGTTGTTGCCGATGTTGAACACCATCAGCGCCTGCACCGCGTTGATGTCGATGATGCCAAGGCGCTCGAACTCGTCCTTGATCACGTCGAGCAGAAGCCGGTGCAGCCGCTCGACCATGGCAAGCGTGTCGAGATAGCTGTGCAGGAACACGTCATGCTCGGCGTTCGCGACGATCTTTTCCGGCCCCGGCATCCGGTTCATGGGCATACTCCCGCAGGCATTCCTGCGGCAGTGATCCCCCGAAATCCGAAAGATAGGGTTAATTCCCGGCGGCAATCCCGTGAAAGGCCCGGATTTCCCGCAACAGCGCCGCGTGATGTTCCGGGCCTGGCTGCTGGCCGGTGATCCAGGGATACAGGTCCTGGTCGTTTTCCTCGAGCAGCGCCTCAAAGGCGGCCAGTTGCCCCGGCTCCATCTGTGCAAGGCGGGCATCGGAATAGGGACCGAGGATCAGGTCCATTTCCTTTGTGCCCCGGCGCCAGCTGCGCAGCGACAGCCGCTTCAGCCTCGGATCGGTGTCGGTTCCGCTCAGCATCGTCCCTCGCTCTGACTGGTTTTGCGTATCCCCGGTCTTAGTGTCCGCCGGCAGGCGGGGCAAGCGGGCGGACCTCAACTCTCGTAGCGGGTGTTGCCGCGCCGGTTGGTGTCGATTGGCAGTTCCACATGCAGCGGCTGGTGGGCGCGCTGGGAACAGGCGTGGCGCGGGCACAGGTGGCAGTTGATGCCGATGCGCGCGAAAAGGCCCGGCTCGGTCATGTTGAAACGCTGGGCATAGCCGATGCGATGCGCGTGGGTCATCTCGCAGCCCAGCGCCACGGCCAGGCGGCGGTCCTGCATGTTGCGGCTGAAGACCGGGCGGTCGGTCGTGCGGGCGATGGTGAAATAACGCTCGCCGCCGGGCAGCTCGACGAATTGCGGCAGGATCTGCCCCGGGGCCGCGAATGTCGCGTGCACGTTCCACACCGGGCAGGACCCGCCATACTCGGCCAGGTGGAACGAGGTCGAATTGAACCGCTTGGTCACGTTGCCCGCCTTGTCCACCCGCAGGAAGAAGAACGGCACGCCGCGCGCCCCCTCGCGTTGCAGGGTGGTCAGACGGTGGCAAACCTGCTCGAAGCTGACGCCAAAGGCGGCGGCGATGCGGTCCACGTCGTAATGGGTGACCACGGCCAGCTCCAGCACCTCCGCGTAGGGCATGATGAGGGCCGCGGCGAAGTAGTTGGCCAGTTCCACCCGGCAGCGGGCAAGCCCGGCCCCCTCGGCCAGCGCCGTGCCGCCGACCAGCCGCTCCAGCAGGTCGGGAAACTCGACAAGGCAGAGCACATGGGCGGCCTGGAACAGGCGGTTGGGATGGTCGAGCGCCTCGGACAGAAGCAGCCGCCGCTCTTCCACCCGGTAATCGCGCAGGGTGTGCGGCATGTCGTGGACGCGGGCGAGCACGACCTCGATGCCGTGCCGGGCGGCCATGCGCGCCTTGAGCGCCGCATACAGATCGTCGGCCCCTGCCCCAAGCTCGGCGCGCAGCGCCTCGGCCGCACGTTCCAGCGCGTCGAAATGATTGCCGTGATCGCGGAAGAAGTCGTGGATCACCGATTCCGGCGAGGCGGTCATCAGGTCGGGCAGCGTTCCCCCGGACCCCATGCGCATCACCTTGTCCAGCGTCGAGCGATGCGCCTGGTAGAGTTGCAGGAACAGGTCCGCCAGCCGCGGCGCGTGATCGAGTGCCGCGCGCAACTCCTGCAGGTCGGGCGCGCCATCGCCGAAGATCGGATCGGTGACAGCATTGCGCAGATCGGCCAGCCGGGTCGCCCCGTCCTCGTTGATCAGGTCGCGCCAGTCCACGCTGTAGGCGTCGGTCAGCGCCATCAGCACCTGCACCGACAGGGCGCGCTGGTTGTTTTCCAGCAGGTTCACATAGGCCGGGCTGATGCCCAGTGCCGCGGCCATCTCGGCCTGGGTCTGGCGATGCGCGCGGCGCAGCTGGCGCAGCCTTGGACCAACGAGCGTCTTGCGCATCCGGCACCTCTTTCGGGGGCCAGCGACCTGGCCGGGGTATTAACAATATTACAGATACGCGAAGTGTAATGCACAACCATAACACACCAACTCGAAAAATGATGAAACTTTCTTTCGCCGCGATAACTCTCTGTTCACGCGAGCGGGAGACCAGCCTGCAAGACCAAGCCCGCCGCCGATCCACTCTGAAAGTCTGGGAGGGCTTCACATGACCATCGCACTGACCCGCAGATCCGCGCTTGCACTCGCCACCGCCAGCGCCCTGGCCGTGGCCGCCCCCGGCATGGCGCTTGCCGAAGGCTGGGCGCCCCAGAAACCCGTGGAAATGGTCATCATGGCCGGCCAGGGTGGCGGCGCCGACCAGCTGGCGCGCCTGTTCCAGTCC from Halovulum dunhuangense encodes:
- the pdxA gene encoding 4-hydroxythreonine-4-phosphate dehydrogenase PdxA, giving the protein MIPPVALTMGDPSGIGPEITCKAWERLRGGQPFFVIGDAELYTGCPAERIATPEDAAAVMPRALPVLDLPLAAPALPGRAQPENAAATIESIDRAVAFAQAGRALGVVTNPITKKILVDGAGFAHPGHTEYLAALGGVSRSVMMLAAPELRVVPATIHIALSDVPAALTAPLLRETLEILHDALIRDFGIPAPRIAVAGLNPHAGEGGMMGTEETTLITPLLEALRATGMDLRGPLPADTMFHAAARARYDAALCMYHDQALIPIKTLNFSGGVNVTLGLPFIRTSPDHGTAHDIAGRGMADPDSLIAAIGLASELGQRRRAAR
- the prmC gene encoding peptide chain release factor N(5)-glutamine methyltransferase, producing the protein MTEAAPETQAETHAEAQRRATRALAEAGIPGAARDARALLAHAAGIAPDALVLRAEMAMRSETSAALDLALAQRIARRPVAQIIGRREFWGRDFEVTADVLDPRPETEEIVALALSDLPAGRILDLGTGTGILALTLLSEWREARAVATDISPAALAVAARNAARLGVDERLTLVESDWFNGVEGVFDLIVSNPPYIPAADIASLDADVREWEPHLALTPGGDGLGPYRAIAAGLGKHLAPGGRVLLEFGAGQGAAIRAIFARAGWQGTVLHPDLAGRDRVLELRRSR
- a CDS encoding peptidylprolyl isomerase — translated: MTFLIRLILPSLLVAATPLIAPAPRAQEAVAPAIMVNDLPITDYEIDQRALLLEALGAPGNGRALAETQLIDDRIRRHEIDRLEIEVTAEELDAGLREFAERRQLDVGQLLAALDERGIAEETMLAFVEPSLGWRKLVQGRFAGQARPTDQDIETALAFASRQTDERLLLQEIAISIEEYGPEEAARLGAELSRSLNRGGNFDAAVARYSRAPSARNGGRLDWVSAGDLPPPIAIQLLALMPGEVSAPIPLGQGISIFRLRDIEIRERPAPEQSADTVVYYELIQPLAADAPDAAVLEARALARDIRQRTRLCTDLDGQLPDFGAGSGRSAPTPIASLPPRLAQPIANMAPGDMEILRDDRGVVLLMLCERSGEATPEEREALRNQLFNQRLSALAQNYLEDLRGDAVIVEK
- a CDS encoding DUF1499 domain-containing protein, whose product is MRFMLAIVVLLLLGAGAYVMVAVRTVSHDPDVWHVDPLTVPPSETPNSYRVAPSEFTEFTVAREAPIYDADAQTLAQAFDAFVMAQPRVERVAGVVEEGWMTYVQRTEMLSMPDYISVRFYDLEQPAPAEDPAPEASAPAEDAAGDAPVGTQDAVSQTAAGAPGATIAIYSRSRFGYGDMGVNEARVNAWLGALQSFER
- a CDS encoding DUF4167 domain-containing protein, with product MRSSNKSRSRNKSSNRGRSTVGNIVNRVFDSAGPEGRVRGTPAQIIEKYQALARDAQLSNDRVAAENFQQHAEHYLRMLNEAMREQAERQAQDQRNRPQNGHANGQDGSDQQDGDDQDQDEDRNERSERQVSQEQAPRQDNRPRRGEDRPERQSRPEAPQAAEVLDAEPDSGLVDTPESRASAEETPPAPRKPRGRPRRSAKTAEDQPASGDTVTTPIQ
- the rsmA gene encoding 16S rRNA (adenine(1518)-N(6)/adenine(1519)-N(6))-dimethyltransferase RsmA: MSTAEDRLPPLRDVIATHGLSARKSLGQNFLLDLNITRKIARRAGDLSACDVLEVGPGPGGLTRALLMEGARRVVAIERDARCLPALAQIAEAYPGRLEVIEGDALEVDALAHLQGPVRIVANLPYNVGTELLVRWMTPESWPPYWTSLTLMFQREVAERIVAQPGSKAYGRLAILCQWRAEPRIAFDLPPQAFTPPPKVTSSVVHVERLDGPRHPADPARLERVVAHAFGQRRKMLRQSLKALAPDIVEQLTAIGIDPTARAETLDLEAFCRIARAL
- the prfA gene encoding peptide chain release factor 1; translation: MIPSETLEHIQRRFEYLEAELSRGLEPARLAELSREYAELKPVVETISGWRDLTRQIAEAEALLADPELRAMAAEELETLHAALPGQEQAVRLALLPRDAADARPAILEIRAGTGGDEAALFAADLRRMYQRLAERHGWRLEVLEESETELGGLKEFIASVKGDGVFQRLKFESGVHRVQRVPVTESGGRIHTSAATVAVLPEAQEVDIDIPASDIRIDTMRASGAGGQHVNTTDSAVRITHLPTGIVVTSSEKSQHTNRARAMEVLRARLYDLERRKAAEARAAERKGQVGSGDRSERIRTYNFPQGRLTDHRINLTLYKLDQVMQGDLDEVIDALIAADQAARLAELEP